Proteins from a single region of Ensifer adhaerens:
- a CDS encoding DUF992 domain-containing protein, with protein MIKRSLATALTLAALASSPAAAQNYVSLGRLVCGSEGGTGMIVTSTKNLMCTFTPANGGPKAVYAGTIRKIGIDIGKTGKSTMVWDVLAKTGTPVSEFALAGEYYGVGADASVAVGGGAKVIGGGTDKAFMLQPVNVQVQEGLNLAVGIDELTLVPAG; from the coding sequence ATGATCAAACGAAGCCTCGCCACTGCGCTGACCCTGGCCGCGCTTGCCAGCAGTCCGGCAGCCGCGCAGAACTATGTCTCGCTCGGCCGCCTCGTCTGTGGCTCGGAGGGCGGCACCGGCATGATCGTGACCTCGACCAAGAACCTGATGTGCACCTTCACGCCAGCCAACGGCGGACCGAAGGCCGTCTATGCCGGCACGATCCGCAAGATCGGCATCGACATCGGCAAGACGGGCAAGAGCACCATGGTCTGGGACGTCCTTGCCAAGACCGGAACGCCAGTCAGCGAATTCGCGCTTGCCGGCGAATATTATGGTGTCGGGGCTGATGCGAGCGTCGCTGTTGGTGGCGGCGCCAAGGTGATCGGCGGCGGCACCGACAAGGCCTTCATGCTGCAGCCGGTCAATGTTCAGGTCCAGGAAGGACTGAACCTTGCGGTCGGCATCGACGAACTGACGCTGGTGCCTGCCGGTTAG
- a CDS encoding NAD(P)(+) transhydrogenase (Re/Si-specific) subunit beta, whose protein sequence is MNANFAAFLYLVSGVLFIMALRGLSHPTTSRKGNTYGMVGMGIAIVTTLLLAKPSFGGLMLIVLGLAIGGGVGAVIARRIAMTSMPQLVAAFHSLVGLAAVMVAAAAMYAPESFGIGTLGDIHAQALVEMSLGVAIGAITFTGSVIAFLKLDGRMSGKPIMLSGRHAINAGLAAALVVLVIMLVLTQSTTVFWLIVVLSLALGVLIIIPIGGADMPVVVSMLNSYSGWAAAGIGFTLGNLALIITGALVGSSGAILSYIMCKGMNRSFISVILGGFGGETAAAGSDDGVQRTVKQGSADDAAFLMANASKVIIVPGYGMAVAQAQHALREMGDQLKAAGVEVKYAIHPVAGRMPGHMNVLLAEANVPYDEVFELEDINSEFAQADVAYVIGANDVTNPAARDDKSSPIYGMPILDVDKAKTCLFVKRSLGSGYAGIDNTLFYKDGTMMLLGDAKKVTEDIVKALHA, encoded by the coding sequence ATGAACGCGAACTTCGCAGCCTTCCTCTATCTCGTCTCCGGCGTCCTGTTCATCATGGCGTTGCGCGGCCTCTCGCACCCGACCACCAGCCGCAAGGGCAATACCTACGGCATGGTCGGCATGGGCATTGCCATCGTCACGACGCTGCTGCTTGCCAAGCCGAGCTTCGGCGGCTTGATGCTGATCGTGCTCGGCCTTGCCATCGGTGGCGGCGTCGGTGCCGTCATTGCCCGCCGGATCGCCATGACCTCGATGCCGCAGCTGGTCGCCGCCTTCCACTCGCTGGTCGGTCTTGCCGCCGTCATGGTGGCGGCTGCCGCCATGTATGCCCCCGAGAGCTTCGGCATCGGCACTCTCGGCGACATCCACGCGCAGGCGCTGGTCGAAATGTCGCTCGGCGTCGCCATCGGCGCCATCACCTTTACCGGCTCGGTCATCGCCTTCCTGAAGCTCGACGGACGTATGTCGGGCAAGCCGATCATGCTTTCGGGCCGCCACGCCATCAATGCCGGTCTTGCCGCGGCGCTCGTCGTACTGGTGATCATGTTGGTCCTGACGCAGAGCACTACGGTGTTCTGGCTGATCGTCGTGCTGTCGCTGGCGCTCGGCGTGCTGATCATCATTCCGATCGGCGGCGCCGACATGCCGGTGGTCGTCTCGATGCTCAACTCCTATTCGGGCTGGGCGGCGGCCGGCATCGGCTTCACGCTCGGCAACCTGGCGCTGATCATCACCGGGGCGCTCGTCGGCTCCTCCGGCGCGATCCTCTCCTACATCATGTGCAAGGGCATGAACCGCTCGTTCATCTCCGTCATCCTCGGCGGCTTCGGCGGCGAGACGGCGGCGGCCGGCAGCGACGACGGTGTCCAGCGCACGGTCAAGCAGGGGTCGGCCGATGATGCGGCCTTCCTGATGGCGAACGCCTCCAAGGTGATCATCGTTCCCGGTTACGGCATGGCGGTTGCCCAGGCGCAGCATGCGCTGCGCGAAATGGGCGACCAGCTGAAGGCCGCCGGTGTCGAGGTCAAGTACGCGATCCATCCGGTGGCGGGCCGCATGCCCGGCCACATGAACGTGCTGCTTGCGGAGGCGAACGTGCCCTATGACGAAGTGTTCGAACTCGAGGACATCAACTCCGAGTTCGCGCAGGCCGATGTCGCCTACGTCATCGGCGCCAACGACGTCACCAACCCGGCAGCGCGCGACGACAAGTCCTCGCCGATTTACGGCATGCCGATCCTCGACGTCGACAAGGCCAAGACCTGCCTCTTCGTCAAGCGCTCGCTCGGCTCGGGCTATGCCGGCATCGACAACACGCTGTTCTACAAGGACGGCACGATGATGCTGCTCGGCGATGCCAAGAAGGTGACGGAAGACATCGTCAAGGCGCTGCACGCGTAA
- a CDS encoding NAD(P) transhydrogenase subunit alpha has translation MANELLDKALADLDRAVEAVRTAAEYVPDAAGAVAHGATGGAIDPFVFRLAIFVLAIFVGYYVVWSVTPALHTPLMAVTNAISSVIVVGALLAVGISASGLATGFGFIALVLASVNIFGGFLVTQRMLAMYKKKDK, from the coding sequence ATGGCGAATGAACTTCTCGACAAGGCGCTCGCCGATCTCGACCGGGCAGTGGAAGCGGTCCGCACTGCGGCTGAATACGTGCCGGACGCGGCCGGCGCTGTCGCCCATGGCGCCACCGGCGGTGCGATCGATCCCTTCGTCTTCCGCCTGGCGATCTTCGTGCTGGCGATCTTCGTCGGCTACTACGTGGTCTGGTCGGTGACGCCGGCGCTGCACACACCGCTGATGGCGGTCACCAACGCGATCTCCTCGGTCATTGTCGTCGGCGCACTGCTTGCCGTCGGCATCTCGGCCTCTGGTCTTGCGACGGGCTTCGGCTTCATCGCGCTGGTGCTTGCCTCCGTGAACATCTTCGGCGGCTTCCTCGTCACCCAGCGCATGCTCGCCATGTACAAGAAAAAAGACAAGTGA
- a CDS encoding Re/Si-specific NAD(P)(+) transhydrogenase subunit alpha, whose protein sequence is MSEIVFVAKETDPNEGRVAASPDTVKKLKSLGFDVVIEAGAGFLSRIPDAEFEKVGARIGTIADAKAADVVLKVRRPTTAEIAGYKSGAIVIAIMDPYGNEAAIAEMAKAGLTAFAMELMPRITRAQSMDVLSSQANLAGYQAVIDAACEYDRALPMMMTAAGTVPAAKVFVMGAGVAGLQAIATARRLGAVVSATDVRPAAKEQVASLGAKFIAVEDEEFKAAETAGGYAKEMSKDYQAKQAALVAEHIAKQDIVITTALIPGRPAPRLVTRDMLKSMKPGSIAVDLAVERGGNVEGAEAGKVADVEGVKVIGHLNVPGRIAASASGLYAKNLVTFLETMVSKETKALALNMEDELVKATALTHGGEVVHPNFGASKGDK, encoded by the coding sequence GTGAGCGAGATCGTCTTTGTCGCCAAGGAAACGGACCCGAACGAGGGTCGCGTTGCCGCATCACCGGATACAGTGAAGAAACTGAAAAGCCTCGGCTTCGACGTCGTTATCGAGGCGGGCGCCGGCTTTTTGTCGCGCATTCCGGACGCTGAGTTCGAAAAGGTCGGAGCCCGGATTGGGACGATCGCTGACGCCAAGGCGGCGGACGTCGTACTCAAGGTGCGCCGGCCGACGACTGCCGAAATCGCCGGTTACAAATCCGGTGCGATCGTTATCGCCATCATGGATCCCTATGGCAACGAGGCGGCAATCGCCGAGATGGCGAAGGCCGGTCTTACGGCCTTCGCGATGGAGCTGATGCCGCGCATCACCCGTGCGCAGTCGATGGACGTGCTGTCGAGCCAGGCGAATCTCGCCGGCTACCAGGCCGTGATCGACGCGGCCTGCGAATATGATCGGGCGTTGCCGATGATGATGACGGCGGCAGGTACCGTTCCTGCCGCCAAGGTCTTTGTCATGGGTGCCGGCGTTGCCGGTCTCCAGGCGATCGCGACCGCGCGCCGTCTCGGCGCGGTGGTATCGGCGACGGACGTTCGCCCGGCCGCCAAGGAACAGGTTGCCTCGCTCGGCGCCAAGTTCATCGCCGTCGAGGACGAGGAGTTCAAGGCGGCCGAAACGGCCGGCGGCTACGCCAAGGAAATGTCCAAGGACTATCAGGCGAAACAGGCGGCACTCGTCGCCGAGCATATCGCCAAGCAGGACATCGTCATCACAACGGCACTCATCCCCGGCCGTCCCGCGCCGCGGCTCGTTACCCGCGACATGCTGAAGAGCATGAAGCCCGGTTCGATAGCAGTCGATCTTGCTGTCGAGCGCGGCGGCAATGTCGAAGGGGCGGAGGCCGGCAAGGTTGCCGACGTCGAGGGCGTCAAGGTCATCGGCCATCTCAACGTTCCTGGCCGCATCGCGGCTTCGGCGTCCGGTCTTTACGCCAAGAACCTCGTCACCTTCCTGGAAACGATGGTTTCGAAGGAGACCAAGGCGCTCGCCCTCAACATGGAGGACGAACTCGTCAAGGCGACGGCGCTCACCCATGGCGGTGAGGTCGTGCATCCGAACTTCGGCGCCAGCAAGGGGGACAAGTGA
- a CDS encoding tetratricopeptide repeat protein has product MTLAAMTADVSGFTVHEASRRHQRKPRLAAMLLLGSALLIAGCTTDGPESMTNKVEREQGSQENIASLSSVIASNPSDPEGYNVRGSAYGRAGEYRRAIADFDQAIQLNPRFYQAYANRALVHRNMGNTQAALADYNMALQLNGSYDVAYIGRGNLYRQAGQLDSAFNDFNKAIQLDTTDPRAYHNRGLIYQARNQHGQAIEDFSTAISLSPSSPEPYNGRGISYVAQGDDDNAFSDFNTAINLNGKVAESWANQALIYERKGDKAKASKSYSHALQLDPKYEPARAGLARVKAS; this is encoded by the coding sequence TTGACACTTGCTGCCATGACTGCGGACGTCTCCGGTTTTACTGTCCATGAGGCGTCTCGCCGCCACCAGCGCAAGCCGCGGCTTGCCGCCATGCTGCTCCTTGGTTCGGCCCTTCTGATTGCCGGTTGCACCACCGACGGCCCGGAGTCGATGACCAACAAGGTCGAGCGCGAGCAGGGCTCGCAGGAAAACATCGCCTCGCTGTCGAGCGTCATCGCCTCCAATCCGAGCGATCCGGAAGGCTACAACGTCCGCGGCTCGGCTTACGGTCGCGCCGGCGAATACCGCCGCGCCATTGCCGATTTCGACCAGGCGATCCAGCTGAACCCTCGCTTCTACCAGGCCTATGCCAACCGGGCGCTCGTTCACCGCAACATGGGCAACACCCAGGCGGCACTTGCCGATTACAACATGGCGCTGCAGCTCAACGGCAGCTACGACGTCGCCTATATCGGCCGCGGCAATCTCTACCGGCAGGCCGGCCAGCTCGATTCCGCCTTCAACGATTTCAACAAGGCGATCCAGCTCGACACGACCGATCCCCGCGCCTACCACAATCGCGGCCTGATCTATCAGGCACGCAACCAGCACGGCCAGGCGATCGAAGACTTCTCGACCGCGATCTCGCTGTCGCCGAGCTCGCCGGAACCCTATAATGGTCGCGGCATTTCCTATGTCGCTCAAGGGGACGACGACAACGCCTTCTCCGACTTCAACACCGCGATCAACCTCAACGGCAAGGTTGCCGAGTCGTGGGCCAACCAGGCGCTGATCTACGAGCGCAAGGGCGACAAGGCCAAGGCGTCGAAGTCCTATTCGCACGCATTGCAGCTCGACCCGAAATATGAACCGGCGCGCGCCGGTCTTGCCCGGGTCAAGGCGTCCTAA
- a CDS encoding aa3-type cytochrome c oxidase subunit IV — MAEHHSGPVDVGAPMDYPEHEKTYLMFLSASKYGTLFCVALLIAMAAAFFTTMGFFSSLVLFILLNVAGFFFLR, encoded by the coding sequence ATGGCTGAGCATCATTCTGGACCGGTCGATGTAGGCGCTCCGATGGATTATCCGGAGCACGAGAAGACCTACCTCATGTTCCTGAGCGCATCGAAGTACGGCACGCTGTTCTGCGTGGCGCTGCTGATTGCCATGGCTGCCGCATTCTTCACGACGATGGGCTTCTTCTCCTCGCTCGTGCTCTTCATACTGCTCAACGTCGCAGGCTTCTTCTTCCTGCGCTAA